GCAGCAGAGGAAAAGTCGCAATCAGTGTGGCTTGCCAGGATGCAGGATGCTGCTGAGAAAAATGACCGTGACCCGAAGTATGCATTGGCGATGGCTGATAATTCGATTTCCCTACCTGAATACAGGGCTGGTGAAGGTGAGCTTTTAACTTTTAACGCAAGGGAAGCTTTGGAAGCAGATTATGCTGAAGCAATTGTAAACAACCGCGAGGAACTTCTTGAGTTCCTGGAACTTGAAGGTGCGATTGAAAGAGAGATGGAAGTGAGCTTTGCTGAACAGATTGCCCGCATTGTTACTCACCCGGTCGTTGTTCCGATTCTGCTTTCCATAGGCAGCCTGGGGCTTGTTCTTGAACTGTATTCACCTGGATTTGGGATCCCGGGCTTTATGGGTACAGGCGCATTACTCCTCTATTTCTTTGGTCATACGGTGGCAGGTTTTGCAGGGTGGGAAACCTATATTTTATTTGGAATAGGCATTATCCTTGTAGTCATCGAGATATTAGTCCCCGGTTTCGGTATCTTCGGGATTTTGGGGATAGGGGCCATTATTGCAAGTCTTGTACTCGGATCCTACAGTACGGCGAACATAATGGTGTCTATCCTGATCGCGGCAGTGGTTACAATCGTCGCTGTCATCCTCTTATTTAAATATGCGGGCTACCGGGGACCGATGAAAAGAGTCATTCTATCAGATTCTACGAACACAGAAAAAGGATACATTTCAAACGTAACAAGAAATGAACTTCTGGGGGTCTCAGGAGAAGCTCTGACCGTTTTACGACCTTCAGGAACGGCTCTTATTGAAGATGAACGACTTGACGTGGTTTCTGAAGGAGGCTATATTGAACAAGGAAGGAAAGTAAAGGTAATCTCAACTGCCGGTTCAAGAATTGTTGTACGGGAAGTAAGTGACAACGGGTAATTGAATAGCTTTTGGATTATGAAAAAACGAGGAGGAAATACACATGGCAACAGATCAATTAATGATCCTGATAGGATTAGGAGCAGTTATTATTTTCTTTGTGGTACTATTCACTTTCGTACCTGTTATGCTCTGGATTTCTGCATGGGCAGCCGGCGTAAAGCTTGGCATTTGGCAACTGGTAGGAATGAGACTGCGTCGCGTAATTCCACACCGCGTTGTTAACCCATTGATTAAGGCTGTAAAAGCCGGACTTGATTTGAACACAAACAAACTTGAAGGTCACTACCTTGCAGGTGGTAACGTAGACCGCGTGGTAAATGCTTTGATCGCTGCACAGCGTGCGAACATTGAACTAAGCTTCGAACGTGCTGCTGCTATTGACCTTGCCGGCCGTGACGTACTTGAAGCCGTGCAAATGAGTGTAAACCCTAAGGTTATTGAAACACCTTTCATTGCCGGTGTAGCAATGGACGGGATTGAAGTGAAAGCGAAAGCACGTATCACGGTTCGTGCGAATATTGACCGCCTTGTCGGGGGTGCCGGTGAAGATACGGTAATCGCCCGTGTCGGTGAAGGTATCGTATCTACAATCGGTTCTTCCGAGAGTCACAAAAAAGTACTTGAGAATCCTGACTTAATTTCTCAGACGGTCCTTAAAAAAGGATTGGACTCCGGTACAGCATTTGAAATTTTATCGATCGATATTGCTGATATTGATATCGGTAAAAACATTGGTGCAGGGCTGCAGACAGATCAGGCGGAAGCAGATAAGAAGATTGCTCAGGCAAAAGCCGAAGAACGTCGTGCCATGGCTGTTGCGCAAGAACAAGAGATGAAGGCCCGGGTAGAAGAAATGCGCGCGAAAGTTGTGGAAGCAGAAGCGGAAGTGCCACTTGCAATGTCAGAAGCGCTTCGTTCCGGAAATCTCGGTGTAATGGACTACATGAACTTCAACAACGTTAAAGCCGATACAGATATGAGAGACTCCATCGGGAAGGCTACGGATGATGGAGAAGAGGGCGACAAAACAAAACGACCAACAGATCGATAATGGTCGTTGTACCGCTTTCATGAAGGGAGCGCTGAATAATGGAAGGGTTAATTAATCTGCTGCTCAACAACCCTCTGTTGTTATTGTTTGCGATCTTTGGTCTGATCAGTCTCCTTGGAGGAGCAGGTGCTGCTAAAAAAGGTGATCAAAACCAAAGGCAACGACCGCAACAAAGACAACAGAGCGGTCAGCCGGCACAAAAAGAACGGGATATCGATTGGAAGCAAATCTTCGGAGTGGAAGAAGAAGAGCAATACGACCGAAAACAGCCTCGTGCTGAGTCTGAAACATATCGGGCTCCAAGGTCTATGAATGATTCAGACCCCAGACCTGATCAATATGCAGCGGATCAACAAGGCCGTAAAGAGCTTGCTCAAACCACCGATGCTCTTAATGATCGATATGAAGAAATGAAGCGAAGAAAACAAGAAGCGAAACGGAGATCCGGTAAGATTGATGATGATTCTCCGATTTTCCAGAAAGACATCACTCGAAAAGAGAAGGTGGAATTGGATTTCAGCTCAATTTCAAAAGAAGATGCAGTCAAAGGTGTGGTCTGGTCAGAGATTCTCGGACCGCCGCGATCACGAAACCCGAGACGCCAAAACGGATACGGAAGAAGACGAGGGTAATTCCCCGTCTTCTTTTTTTATGTACTTACAATCCTCCAACAATCATTTCTTAAGAACAAGGCTGTGTTAAAGATCATTGTTGATTTATTAAAAATATTGATTGGAGCGAACGCACGACACTCCTGCGGGAGAAATAAACGTTTATATCATGAATGAGGTTTCGAATTACTCGGACGCAGAAAGCTGCGAAGCATACCTGGCAGAGGAAGAAGCAGGGGTACATCATATGCATGCAACAAGGCTTGTCGGCGCTCCCGCGGAAAGGGAGTGCGATAAGCGTAAATCAACATCTGAGTTTAACAAAGCCAATAAAAAAATGCCCTCATGCCGATTAGAAAGCGATTACCTTCCCAAAGACGAAAATTCCTTAAACAAGTGATACCTTACTCTTTTTTTACATAGATATGAGTGGAAAGGGGGTTCATCATGAAAAAGATGAGACGATGGGTCAAACAGTGGATGACAGAGAGAATGGAATTGCCTGCTGATGTCATGATGGACCTTCCCCGTATTACTATGGTCGGTCACCTTCACATTTACATAGAGAATCATCGGGGTGTTCTCCGTTTTTCAAAGGAGGAAATGCGTCTTCGTCTTGATGATGGCCAATTGCTTATCCGGGGGCAGGGGTTTGTGATTAAAAACATTCTCCCGGAAGAAATCCTTTTGGAAGGCAGAATTCTAAGCGTTCAGTATGTGTTTGAAACCTAGACGGGCAGGTGGGTGTTGATATGAAAAATATGTGGATAAACACATTTTCAGGCTACGTTCGTGTCAAGGTTGAAGGGACGTATCCGGAGTTGTTCATCAATCGCTGTAACGATAATAAAATCATGATCTGGGATATCAGACAAGCTGGTGAAAAGACCTATGTCTGTTCTGTTTTGCTTGATGACGTGAAGCGTTTACGGAAGGTTTCGAGGGAATCAGGGTGTAAGATCCGCTTTTTGGAACGAAAAGGAGCTCCGTTCTTTATCCGGAAGATGGTTATTAGAAATGGATTTGTAACGGGTACGGCAATTTTTGTAGCGCTTTTGTTTTTACTGGCTAATATGGTGTGGAATATCGAAATTGACGGTGCTTCGCCTGCTATGGAGCATGACATCAGGCAAAAGGTGGACGAACTCGGTATTCAGAGGGGGAAGCTCCAGTTCAGACTTCCTCCACCTGAAGTAATTCAGGAGGAAATCAGTGATGAGATACCGGATGCAACCTGGATCGGTGTTACGATCAGAGGTACCACCTATCACTTTCAGGTAGTGGAAAAGGAACTTGCGGAAAAAGAGCCGGCAGAGGCGCCTGGTCACCTTGTAGCTTCAAGGAAAGCGGTAATTCACCATATGTTTGTTGAACAGGGAAGCGCTGTAGTCGAAGCAAACCAGGTTGTTAAAAAAGGGGACTTGCTTGTTACAGGTCTTATAGGCAGGGAAGGAAAGGAACAGCGGGTAGCGGCAAAAGGAGAGGTGTTCGGTGAAGTTTGGTATAAAGCACATGTGACTGTCCCGCTGGAGCAGACGTTTCATGCTGTCACAGGTAATTATGATACACATCACTATATTAATTTCGGCAGGTTTCAGATGCCTGTGTGGGGTTTTGGAGATTCTGAATTTGAAGCCATTACAGAAGAGGAGTTCACCCGTTCTTTTTCACCATTTGGCTATACCCTTCCGTTTCAGTACAAAAGAGTAACGAATCGTGAAACAGAAACGGTGAATCAAGTACTGGCGTATGAAGAAGCACTCGAAACCGCAAAGGACAAATCGCGAATTGAGGTAATGGAACGGTTTAGTGAGAAAGCCGAAATTATGGGAGAAAAAGTTTTGCACGAAGAAGAGCAGAATGGTAAAGTTAAGGTAACCATACACTATCGAATAATCGATAACATATCCAGAAAACAACCGATCATCCAAGGAGATTGAGACTATTGACAGATATCAGACAAACGATTGATTTACAGGTACAGGACGGGAATGAAGTGCAAGGATTATTCGGTCCGAATGACCGTCACCTGACCCGTTTGGAAGAAAAACTGAATGTTACAATATTAACAAGAGGCGAGCAGGTGACTGTAGTTGGTACAGAAGACACGGTCCTGCTCGTCCAAAATGTATTGCAGATGCTTTTGGATCTGATCAGGAAAGGAACAACACTTCAGGAACGTGATGTTGTTTATGCAGCCCAGCTTGCCCAAAGGGGGCAACTGGATAAGCTTTCAGATTTATTTGATGAAAAAATCACCGTCAATGCAAAGGGCAAACCGATCCTCGCTAAAACAATTGGACAAAGGCATTATGTAAGTTCTATAAGAAAACGCGACATCGTATTCGGAATCGGTCCTGCAGGAACAGGGAAAACGTACCTGGCTGTTGTCATGGCTGTTCATGCGCTGAAAGAAGGACACGTGAAAAGGATTGTGCTCACAAGACCGGCTGTAGAAGCAGGGGAAAACCTCGGTTTTCTGCCTGGAGACTTAAAAGAAAAGGTAGATCCTTATCTGAGACCGCTTTACGATGCTCTTCATGATGTGCTGGGACAGGAACAGACAGTCCGTTTACTGGAGCGGGGAACTATTGAAATTGCACCTCTTGCCTACATGAGAGGCCGGACTCTTGATGACTCCTTTGTCATCCTTGACGAAGCCCAGAATACAACAAAAGAACAAATTAAAATGTTTTTAACCAGGCTCGGCTTTGGCTCAAAGATGGTCATAACCGGGGATTTATCTCAAATCGACCTGCCCAGGGGGAAGGTTTCCGGATTAAAAGTAGCCGCGGGAATTCTATCAAAAGTAAACGGAATTGATTTTCATTACCTTGAAGCTTCTGATGTGGTCCGCCATACACTTGTTCAGCGAATTATTGATGCGTATGATTCGGGAGAAAAAACTGAGGAGTAATCTTTAGGTAAAGACAGTCCAGCCTTTCACAGGGGATCGTCAGGAATATGAGGTGAAAAGAGTGGGGAAACGTTCATCACCCATAGATCAGCAGAAATGGTGGCAAAAACTTAAGGAGCACCGCTACATCAGGCATAGTTTATTTGTATTACTCGGGTTCCTTTTATATGCCGCTATGGTATCAAATGTTATACCTGAAACGTTAAATATAAGCCCGGGAACGATGTCAGACCAGGACATTCGTTCCCCGGTTACTGTTGAAGACAGGGATGAGACAGAGCAGAAGAAACAAGAAGC
This DNA window, taken from Alteribacter keqinensis, encodes the following:
- the yqfD gene encoding sporulation protein YqfD gives rise to the protein MKNMWINTFSGYVRVKVEGTYPELFINRCNDNKIMIWDIRQAGEKTYVCSVLLDDVKRLRKVSRESGCKIRFLERKGAPFFIRKMVIRNGFVTGTAIFVALLFLLANMVWNIEIDGASPAMEHDIRQKVDELGIQRGKLQFRLPPPEVIQEEISDEIPDATWIGVTIRGTTYHFQVVEKELAEKEPAEAPGHLVASRKAVIHHMFVEQGSAVVEANQVVKKGDLLVTGLIGREGKEQRVAAKGEVFGEVWYKAHVTVPLEQTFHAVTGNYDTHHYINFGRFQMPVWGFGDSEFEAITEEEFTRSFSPFGYTLPFQYKRVTNRETETVNQVLAYEEALETAKDKSRIEVMERFSEKAEIMGEKVLHEEEQNGKVKVTIHYRIIDNISRKQPIIQGD
- a CDS encoding NfeD family protein, with protein sequence MRSVRISIYSIFLLAAFLLLLFPPAAQSDGEGKLVYYIPVEQTVERGLLAFMERSFEAAAEEGADHIVLEVDTPGGFVDAAGRIASLMNNTDIPITAFVVNEALSAGAYISLIADNIVMMPGTDMGSAAVIDGAGNAAEEKSQSVWLARMQDAAEKNDRDPKYALAMADNSISLPEYRAGEGELLTFNAREALEADYAEAIVNNREELLEFLELEGAIEREMEVSFAEQIARIVTHPVVVPILLSIGSLGLVLELYSPGFGIPGFMGTGALLLYFFGHTVAGFAGWETYILFGIGIILVVIEILVPGFGIFGILGIGAIIASLVLGSYSTANIMVSILIAAVVTIVAVILLFKYAGYRGPMKRVILSDSTNTEKGYISNVTRNELLGVSGEALTVLRPSGTALIEDERLDVVSEGGYIEQGRKVKVISTAGSRIVVREVSDNG
- the yqfC gene encoding sporulation protein YqfC → MKKMRRWVKQWMTERMELPADVMMDLPRITMVGHLHIYIENHRGVLRFSKEEMRLRLDDGQLLIRGQGFVIKNILPEEILLEGRILSVQYVFET
- the floA gene encoding flotillin-like protein FloA (flotillin-like protein involved in membrane lipid rafts), coding for MATDQLMILIGLGAVIIFFVVLFTFVPVMLWISAWAAGVKLGIWQLVGMRLRRVIPHRVVNPLIKAVKAGLDLNTNKLEGHYLAGGNVDRVVNALIAAQRANIELSFERAAAIDLAGRDVLEAVQMSVNPKVIETPFIAGVAMDGIEVKAKARITVRANIDRLVGGAGEDTVIARVGEGIVSTIGSSESHKKVLENPDLISQTVLKKGLDSGTAFEILSIDIADIDIGKNIGAGLQTDQAEADKKIAQAKAEERRAMAVAQEQEMKARVEEMRAKVVEAEAEVPLAMSEALRSGNLGVMDYMNFNNVKADTDMRDSIGKATDDGEEGDKTKRPTDR
- a CDS encoding PhoH family protein — translated: MTDIRQTIDLQVQDGNEVQGLFGPNDRHLTRLEEKLNVTILTRGEQVTVVGTEDTVLLVQNVLQMLLDLIRKGTTLQERDVVYAAQLAQRGQLDKLSDLFDEKITVNAKGKPILAKTIGQRHYVSSIRKRDIVFGIGPAGTGKTYLAVVMAVHALKEGHVKRIVLTRPAVEAGENLGFLPGDLKEKVDPYLRPLYDALHDVLGQEQTVRLLERGTIEIAPLAYMRGRTLDDSFVILDEAQNTTKEQIKMFLTRLGFGSKMVITGDLSQIDLPRGKVSGLKVAAGILSKVNGIDFHYLEASDVVRHTLVQRIIDAYDSGEKTEE